GCGTACAGCGAGGTTTGGGCGATTTCGGTGCGCAGGATTCCGGCCTGCGCCCGCGCCGCTTCGGCCCCGGCAAGCGAGGCTTTCACGCTCTGCGCGCTCACCTGGTCGTTCCGCATGCCGATCTGGGCGTTCTGATAGGCGCTCTGCGCTTGCACGTAATTGGAGCGCGCCGCTTCGAGCGCGGCCTGCGAAACGTAGCCCTGTTTGAAGAGCTGCAAGTTTTGGTTGTACACCAGTTGCGCGTTGGAGAGGGCGGCCTTGGCGGTCGAGAGCGTCGACGTATTCTGCTGCTGCGCCACCGGCAGGCCGATCTGGGCGCCTTGAGCGCTGGCGGCTTGCTGATTTGCGGCGGCTTCCGCTTGCGCTAATTGCGCGCGCAACGTCGAAGCGTCGATGGTTGCCAACAGCTGGCCCGCCGAAACCCGGTCGCCGACGTTGACGTACACGCGCGAGACGGGGCCGCTCTGCTGAAAGGAGAGGGTGGATTGTTCGAGGGGGGCCACTTGTCCGTCGAGGGTGATGTACGTGGCGATGTCGCGCCGCTGAGCCGAAGCTACATCGACATTGAGCGGGGCCGGGCCGTGGTTGGCACTTCCGTGGCCACACCCGGCGAGAGCGACGGCTACGGCCAGAGCGGCAACCGTCAAACGTTGGTACTGCATGATTCTCCTATTATTCGATGCGACGCGATCGATCACATATACGGGCGAGGCGCTCAATTGATTCAACACCTACCGTCGAAACCTGAGAACGGGCTGATCGGCTGCAGGCGTGGATAGCGGGAGCAACTGCGATGAGGGCGTATTGTCCATCAACAATGAGCGCGAAACTCGACATCGGCCGCTCGTATAGCCTTCAAAGCCGGGTAGAAGAGTGGATGAC
This is a stretch of genomic DNA from Candidatus Dormiibacterota bacterium. It encodes these proteins:
- a CDS encoding efflux RND transporter periplasmic adaptor subunit; protein product: MQYQRLTVAALAVAVALAGCGHGSANHGPAPLNVDVASAQRRDIATYITLDGQVAPLEQSTLSFQQSGPVSRVYVNVGDRVSAGQLLATIDASTLRAQLAQAEAAANQQAASAQGAQIGLPVAQQQNTSTLSTAKAALSNAQLVYNQNLQLFKQGYVSQAALEAARSNYVQAQSAYQNAQIGMRNDQVSAQSVKASLAGAEAARAQAGILRTEIAQTSLYAPFSGVITARSMDPGAMASPSQPVLAISRIDTVWININVPDEDLNYVHPGTTVTFRSSSLPGASFNGRISTVNAVPTQGTLSYLARIQMPNAGNRLRGGMLITATLPKQRANNAIVVPREAIAQTQNGSAVYVVGPDNKAKEVPVKIGVQTDTLSEVIAPEVQPGTKVITTRPDALKDGSLVAVNGATPAPNASGSPAAAGGMKHS